One Candidatus Saccharibacteria bacterium DNA segment encodes these proteins:
- the infA gene encoding translation initiation factor IF-1: MSKAKTDLIELDAKVVEVLPNGLYIVEVDQGHRIKAHVSGKMRINWIRIQQGDRVKIELSTYDLEKGRITYRYR, encoded by the coding sequence ATGTCTAAAGCTAAGACGGATTTAATCGAGCTAGATGCTAAGGTTGTTGAGGTCTTGCCGAATGGGCTGTATATAGTAGAAGTTGATCAGGGTCATAGGATTAAAGCTCATGTTTCTGGAAAGATGAGAATTAACTGGATCAGGATTCAGCAAGGAGATCGAGTTAAGATAGAGCTTAGCACTTATGATCTAGAAAAAGGTAGAATAACTTATAGGTATAGGTAA
- the secY gene encoding preprotein translocase subunit SecY, translating into MSNLEMKIVDIRQIFANKDLRNRIGFIFLVAVIYTFLAHVPIPIAEPVILKDFLRNTLEGDNFLGLANLFNGGAISNFSITIIGLSPYITASIIIQLLTQVLPQLQQLSEEGQRGQERINYYTRLFTLPVAVVQAVGTVFLIRQTAVSTGNLDFLAGAQLSNWVLIISTIVAGSMILMWLGELITEKGIGNGISVLIFFSIVAGLPQLIAGNFTVSVTGDSGVFTGIILVITAILTTAFVVLITEAQRNIPISYAKRASISQATINNYLPIRLLTSGVIPIIFALALLSLPAFLGRLLQEASSSWIVDLANWLQVHYDSNNWFYNLNYFILIMGFSYFYTFIIFKPDQIAENLQKQSGFVPGIRPGDETVSYIKTRLKRLTIIGALALAAISLLPYFLSMTLNISQNLTLSGTSLVIIVAVVVETYKQIEAKLITANYDKF; encoded by the coding sequence GTGTCAAACTTAGAAATGAAAATAGTTGATATTCGCCAAATCTTTGCCAATAAGGATCTGAGAAATCGGATCGGTTTTATATTTTTGGTAGCGGTTATCTATACTTTCTTAGCTCACGTTCCTATCCCGATTGCCGAGCCAGTAATTCTCAAGGATTTTTTACGTAATACACTGGAAGGAGATAATTTTTTAGGATTAGCAAATTTATTCAACGGTGGAGCAATTAGTAATTTCTCAATCACGATTATTGGCTTATCACCCTATATTACTGCCTCAATAATAATTCAACTTCTGACCCAAGTTTTGCCCCAATTGCAACAATTGAGCGAAGAAGGCCAGAGGGGGCAAGAAAGGATTAATTATTATACTAGATTATTTACCCTACCTGTAGCGGTTGTCCAGGCAGTTGGTACGGTATTTTTGATTCGTCAGACAGCAGTTAGCACTGGAAACTTAGATTTTTTGGCTGGAGCTCAACTTAGTAATTGGGTGTTAATAATCTCCACCATTGTGGCTGGTAGTATGATTTTAATGTGGCTTGGAGAGCTGATTACTGAAAAAGGTATAGGTAATGGTATATCAGTTTTGATCTTTTTTAGTATCGTTGCTGGATTACCACAGTTGATTGCCGGAAACTTTACTGTTAGTGTGACTGGAGATTCGGGTGTATTCACTGGGATAATACTGGTAATTACTGCAATTTTAACTACCGCTTTTGTAGTCCTTATTACGGAAGCTCAGAGAAATATTCCAATATCATATGCTAAGCGGGCTAGTATTAGCCAAGCTACTATTAATAATTATTTACCAATTCGCTTATTGACTTCTGGTGTTATCCCAATCATTTTTGCTTTGGCCTTACTTTCATTGCCGGCTTTTCTAGGTAGACTTTTACAGGAAGCATCAAGTAGTTGGATTGTTGACTTGGCTAATTGGCTACAAGTTCACTATGATAGTAATAATTGGTTTTACAATCTTAACTATTTTATATTGATTATGGGATTTAGTTATTTTTATACCTTCATCATATTCAAGCCTGATCAAATTGCCGAGAACTTACAGAAGCAATCAGGGTTTGTTCCTGGGATTCGTCCGGGGGATGAGACGGTTAGCTACATCAAGACAAGGCTCAAGCGACTGACAATTATTGGGGCTTTGGCCTTGGCAGCAATTTCATTATTACCTTATTTTCTATCAATGACTTTAAATATTAGTCAAAATCTGACACTTAGTGGAACTAGTCTGGTCATTATAGTTGCGGTAGTTGTTGAAACCTATAAGCAGATTGAAGCAAAATTGATTACAGCAAATTATGATAAATTCTAG
- the rpsE gene encoding 30S ribosomal protein S5, which yields MNRDREKLPFEHLLALDRVTRVVKGGRRFRFRATMIVGDKEGKVGIGIAKAGDVVTAIIKATERAERSMQGVVVAGNTISHQVLGVKDGSRVLLKPASPGTGLIAGGTVRVILEAAGVKDILAKSLGSNNKINNAYATINALNSQRVITKKNAVRKKQIDQYLKEQAVPDANPEGFTKQGEDK from the coding sequence ATGAATCGAGATAGAGAGAAATTGCCATTCGAACACTTGTTGGCACTTGATCGTGTGACTAGGGTGGTGAAAGGTGGTAGAAGATTTCGTTTTAGAGCAACTATGATAGTAGGTGACAAAGAAGGTAAAGTTGGTATTGGTATTGCCAAGGCTGGAGATGTTGTGACAGCAATTATTAAAGCAACTGAACGTGCCGAGAGATCAATGCAAGGAGTAGTTGTAGCAGGTAATACGATCTCTCATCAGGTTCTTGGGGTCAAGGATGGATCTAGGGTTTTACTGAAGCCAGCTAGCCCAGGTACCGGACTAATTGCTGGAGGTACAGTTCGAGTGATCCTTGAAGCGGCCGGAGTAAAGGATATCTTAGCTAAATCACTTGGCTCAAATAACAAGATTAATAATGCTTATGCTACTATTAATGCGCTCAATAGTCAGCGAGTGATTACCAAGAAAAATGCAGTTAGGAAGAAACAAATTGATCAGTATCTTAAAGAGCAAGCCGTTCCAGATGCTAATCCAGAGGGTTTTACTAAGCAAGGAGAAGATAAATGA
- the rpmJ gene encoding 50S ribosomal protein L36 encodes MKVRASVKPMCQNCKVIRRKGVVRVICQKNSKHKQRQG; translated from the coding sequence ATGAAGGTTAGAGCTAGTGTTAAACCAATGTGTCAAAACTGCAAAGTAATTCGCAGGAAAGGTGTGGTTAGAGTAATTTGTCAGAAGAATAGTAAGCATAAGCAAAGGCAAGGTTAA
- the rplO gene encoding 50S ribosomal protein L15 — MIELNNLSKISRNRKRKGRGISANQGKTAGRGTKGQKSRTGFSTKPGFEGGQTKLIMRLPKNRGFNKFDPNRVRAINIRDIERLGLTKVGPSEMVKAGVIRSEDQTIKVIGQLASSTKIDIVLDQVSKGAVKSIKEAGGSVKLRNENS; from the coding sequence ATGATAGAGCTAAATAACCTTAGTAAAATCTCAAGAAACAGAAAGCGTAAAGGTAGGGGAATTTCGGCAAACCAAGGCAAGACTGCTGGAAGGGGTACCAAGGGTCAAAAGTCTAGGACTGGATTTAGTACAAAACCAGGCTTTGAGGGTGGTCAAACCAAGCTAATCATGCGTTTACCCAAGAATAGAGGGTTTAATAAGTTTGACCCTAATCGTGTTCGAGCTATAAATATTAGAGATATTGAGAGACTAGGTCTTACCAAAGTTGGTCCTAGTGAAATGGTCAAGGCTGGAGTTATTCGATCAGAAGATCAGACTATCAAAGTAATAGGTCAGCTTGCTTCCAGTACTAAAATAGATATCGTATTGGATCAAGTCTCCAAGGGTGCAGTCAAGTCAATCAAAGAAGCTGGAGGAAGTGTCAAACTTAGAAATGAAAATAGTTGA